Proteins encoded by one window of Chryseobacterium aquaeductus:
- a CDS encoding copper homeostasis protein CutC, translating to MSKIEIACFNPESAMIAFENGADRIELCDGLSEGGTTPDFETTKLLREKINIPIFVMIRPRGGDFKYSDEEFNQMKSDLIEFKSLHIDGFVFGILNENDEVNIVQNKELVDLAKPYPCTFHRAFDRAKNLEDSLEKVIECGFKTILTSGQKSNVSEGKENLKKLVQLSSGRIEILVGGGLRSTNIEEIKSFTKARYFHSSAITDGGIFANSDEIVALKTK from the coding sequence ATGTCAAAAATAGAAATCGCTTGTTTTAATCCCGAATCTGCTATGATTGCTTTCGAAAATGGAGCCGACAGAATAGAACTTTGTGACGGACTAAGTGAAGGCGGAACAACTCCGGATTTTGAGACAACAAAATTACTAAGAGAAAAAATAAACATTCCTATTTTTGTAATGATTCGTCCTCGTGGCGGCGATTTCAAGTATTCTGATGAAGAGTTTAACCAGATGAAATCAGATTTAATTGAATTTAAATCTCTGCATATTGACGGTTTCGTTTTTGGAATATTAAATGAAAATGATGAGGTTAATATCGTCCAAAATAAGGAATTGGTTGATTTGGCAAAACCATATCCGTGTACTTTTCACAGAGCTTTTGATCGTGCAAAAAATCTTGAAGATTCTTTGGAAAAAGTGATCGAATGTGGTTTTAAAACCATTTTGACTTCCGGTCAGAAATCCAATGTTTCAGAAGGTAAAGAAAATCTGAAAAAATTGGTGCAATTGTCAAGCGGAAGAATAGAAATTCTTGTAGGTGGTGGTCTTCGTTCGACAAATATTGAAGAGATCAAAAGTTTTACAAAGGCTCGATATTTTCATTCGTCAGCAATTACTGATGGCGGTATTTTTGCAAATTCAGATGAAATTGTTGCTTTAAAAACAAAATAA
- the purB gene encoding adenylosuccinate lyase: MNSYKNPLEERYSSQEMLFNFSHNNKFQNWRKLWIALAEIEKDLGLDITDEQIAELKANVDNIDYEKAAEYEKKFRHDVMAHVHAYGDVAPSAKGIIHLGATSAFVGDNTDLIQIRDGLLILKKKLVNVMKNLADFSIQYKDLPTLGFTHFQPAQLTTVGKRATLWLQSLVLDIEELDFFLETLRFRGVKGTTGTAASFLELFNGDYSKVKHLDKELSKRFGFEKVFGVSGQTYDRKIDAKVVALLGNIAQSAHKFTNDLRLLQNLKEVEEPFEKNQIGSSAMAYKRNPMRSERIGALAKYVMSLTTSSAMVASTQWFERTLDDSANKRLTIPQAFLAVDAILLIWNNIMNGIVVYPNRINKHIMEELPFMATEYIIMEEVKAGGDRQEIHEILRVHSMEASKQVKEEGKENDLIERILNDHSLKLDKSKLKEVLDPKNFIGFAPIQTEEFIANEVQPILDANKELIGLESDLRV; encoded by the coding sequence ATGAATTCCTACAAAAATCCATTGGAAGAGCGTTACTCCAGCCAAGAAATGTTGTTTAACTTTTCTCACAACAACAAATTCCAGAATTGGAGAAAGCTTTGGATCGCTTTGGCTGAAATTGAAAAAGACTTAGGTCTTGACATTACAGACGAGCAAATTGCAGAGTTGAAAGCCAATGTTGACAATATCGATTACGAGAAAGCGGCTGAGTATGAGAAGAAATTTCGTCATGATGTGATGGCTCACGTTCACGCTTACGGTGATGTTGCGCCTTCAGCAAAAGGAATTATTCACTTGGGAGCAACTTCAGCTTTTGTAGGAGACAATACAGATTTAATTCAGATCCGTGACGGACTTTTAATTTTAAAGAAAAAGTTGGTTAACGTAATGAAGAATCTTGCAGATTTTTCAATTCAATACAAAGATCTTCCGACTTTAGGATTTACCCATTTCCAACCGGCTCAGTTAACAACAGTTGGTAAAAGAGCAACTCTTTGGTTACAAAGTTTGGTTCTTGATATCGAAGAATTAGATTTCTTTTTAGAAACATTGAGATTCAGAGGAGTAAAAGGGACAACAGGAACAGCAGCAAGTTTCCTGGAGCTTTTCAATGGAGATTATTCTAAAGTAAAACATTTAGATAAAGAATTATCAAAGAGATTCGGTTTCGAGAAAGTTTTCGGAGTTTCCGGACAGACTTACGACAGAAAAATAGATGCGAAAGTTGTAGCTTTATTAGGAAATATCGCTCAATCTGCACATAAATTCACCAACGATTTACGTTTACTTCAGAATCTTAAAGAAGTTGAAGAACCATTCGAAAAAAATCAAATCGGTTCATCAGCAATGGCTTACAAACGTAATCCTATGAGAAGTGAAAGAATCGGAGCGTTGGCAAAATATGTAATGTCTTTGACAACAAGTTCTGCAATGGTCGCTTCAACACAATGGTTTGAAAGAACATTGGACGATTCTGCAAACAAAAGATTGACGATTCCACAGGCATTTTTAGCGGTTGATGCAATTCTATTAATCTGGAACAACATCATGAATGGAATTGTGGTTTATCCGAACAGAATCAACAAACATATTATGGAAGAACTTCCTTTCATGGCGACAGAATACATCATCATGGAAGAGGTGAAAGCTGGTGGCGACCGTCAGGAAATCCACGAAATATTAAGAGTTCATTCCATGGAAGCGTCTAAACAGGTGAAAGAAGAAGGTAAAGAAAACGATTTGATAGAAAGAATCTTAAACGATCATTCTTTAAAGCTTGATAAATCAAAATTAAAAGAAGTTCTTGATCCTAAAAACTTTATCGGTTTTGCGCCCATCCAGACGGAAGAATTTATTGCCAATGAAGTTCAGCCTATACTGGATGCGAACAAAGAATTGATTGGTTTAGAATCTGACCTGAGAGTATAA
- a CDS encoding transposase: protein MPNTYTQIYIQVVFATKGRDIKIKSEVREEVEKYICGIFSNKKQKVLAIYANPDHIHIFFSYKSLQITIPELIKTVKIESTNFINDKKLCFGKFSWQEGYGAFSYAKSQKDKVVSYILNQEKHHSKKSFREEYMEMLNAFEIEFKNEYLFDFYYELR from the coding sequence ATGCCTAATACTTATACACAAATTTATATTCAGGTTGTTTTTGCAACAAAAGGACGTGATATTAAAATTAAATCAGAAGTAAGAGAAGAAGTTGAAAAATATATTTGTGGAATATTTAGCAATAAGAAACAAAAAGTATTAGCTATTTATGCAAACCCAGACCATATTCATATCTTCTTCAGTTATAAGAGTTTGCAGATTACAATTCCGGAATTGATTAAAACAGTTAAAATTGAATCAACAAATTTCATTAATGATAAGAAATTATGTTTTGGGAAATTTTCTTGGCAGGAAGGTTATGGCGCATTTTCTTATGCGAAAAGCCAGAAGGATAAAGTTGTAAGTTATATTCTGAATCAGGAAAAACATCATTCGAAGAAGAGTTTCAGAGAAGAATATATGGAAATGCTGAACGCATTTGAAATTGAATTTAAGAATGAATATTTATTTGACTTTTACTATGAATTACGTTAA
- a CDS encoding phosphoribosylformylglycinamidine synthase — protein MSQNKRIFVEKRGIFDVESPKIFDEVKAVVPSIKNVKVYNVYDIFSLNDGEFEKVVNSTFVDPVTDILIEENPAKGVYFALEFLPGQYDQRADSAQQCIALLTENEKSKVRSGKLIEFEGVSESDLAKIKDLLINKVESQEKDLSILNIPAEETPSKVLIHDNFIKWNTAELTNFYNSHGFALGLDDLKFIQEYFKTEQRNPTETELKVLDTYWSDHCRHTTFETELSNIEFEGQFKHTLETIFNDYIEKRKFLGRELKPISLMDLATVCGRYFHKTGNLENLVVSDEINACTIQIEAEYDGKKEPWYLLFKNETHNHPTEIEPFGGASTCLGGAIRDPLSGRSFVFQAMRLTGAADVLESVDKTLPGKLPQKTITKQAANGYSSYGNQIGLATTMVSEIYDEGYKAKRMEVGFVAGAVPVDWVRREKPIAGDSIIILGGATGRDGVGGASGSSKEQDETSIHTMSSEVQKGNAVEERKIQRLFRNPEVTRLIKKSNDFGAGGVSVAIGEIADSLEVNLDVLPLKYEGLNGTELAISESQERMAVVVEQKDKEKFIKFCEAENIVAVEVAKVTDSGRMQMFWKGDKIVDLSREFLDTNGCSKSQEVKITHLNEVKEETQTFNEENFLKILADKNVASQKGLLEMFDSSIGATTVAMPLGGKYQQTLMEGSAQTLPILGAKNIETVSFASWGFDAEISKQNSLLGASYAVVESVTKIVAMGGDYKNIRLSFQEYFEKLGQNPEKWGKPLASLLGAYDAQINLGLAAIGGKDSMSGTYQDLNVPPTLISFACANGEKKNVISPEFKQAGNKLYFFNHNAQENGLPNYENLKVVFELIFENIKAGKIVSVKTVKEGGVAVALAKMSFGNKLGAEINIDDQNILLAKNIGSLIIESTEELSSVNLQLIGEVENLNILKINNLNFEIEKLLEANTKTFENLFSTVEKEKITVEFDSKLNSINPRNIIIKKHGIAQPRVFAPVFPGTNCEYDTLNAFQKEGAIVSSLPLININHQLLEESVNAWVKEIKQSQILAFSGGFSAGDEPDGSAKFIVNVLKNEKMRNAVHELLDRDGMIIGICNGFQALVKSGLLPYGRIKDLDENSPTLAHNAIRRHISQMVNVKVLNDESPWLKGMKDQVFTIPISHGEGRFMASEEEIKKLYENGQIATQYLDLDGNIAHGMPFNPNNSLFGIEGITSLDGKIYGRMGHPERFAEGLMKNIPTANYHNIFKNGVEYFK, from the coding sequence ATGTCTCAAAACAAAAGAATTTTCGTAGAAAAAAGAGGAATTTTCGATGTAGAAAGTCCAAAGATTTTTGATGAAGTAAAGGCGGTAGTTCCGTCGATCAAAAATGTAAAAGTGTACAATGTGTACGATATTTTCAGTTTGAACGATGGTGAATTCGAAAAGGTAGTCAACAGCACTTTCGTTGATCCGGTTACCGATATTTTAATTGAAGAGAATCCTGCGAAAGGAGTTTATTTCGCATTGGAATTTTTACCCGGACAATACGATCAGCGTGCCGATTCTGCCCAACAATGTATCGCTTTACTAACTGAAAATGAGAAATCTAAAGTGAGAAGTGGTAAACTCATCGAATTTGAAGGCGTTTCCGAATCTGATTTAGCTAAAATCAAAGATCTTCTCATCAATAAAGTTGAATCTCAGGAGAAAGACTTGTCAATTCTAAATATTCCTGCAGAAGAAACACCGTCAAAAGTTCTAATTCACGACAACTTTATTAAGTGGAATACTGCTGAACTTACTAACTTTTATAATTCTCACGGTTTTGCATTAGGCTTGGATGATTTAAAATTCATTCAGGAATATTTTAAAACTGAACAGAGAAATCCTACGGAAACGGAACTGAAAGTTTTAGACACGTATTGGAGTGACCACTGTCGTCATACAACGTTTGAAACTGAGCTTTCAAATATTGAATTCGAAGGACAGTTTAAACATACCTTGGAAACCATTTTCAATGATTATATCGAAAAAAGAAAATTCTTAGGACGCGAATTGAAACCAATCTCTTTGATGGATTTGGCGACCGTTTGCGGAAGATATTTCCATAAAACAGGTAATTTGGAGAACTTGGTGGTTTCAGATGAAATCAACGCTTGTACAATCCAGATTGAAGCTGAATACGATGGTAAAAAAGAACCGTGGTATCTATTATTCAAAAACGAAACACACAATCACCCGACGGAAATTGAACCTTTCGGAGGTGCTTCAACGTGTTTAGGTGGCGCGATCAGAGATCCTTTGTCCGGACGTTCATTCGTTTTCCAGGCTATGAGATTAACGGGTGCTGCTGATGTTTTGGAATCAGTTGACAAAACCTTGCCGGGCAAATTACCTCAAAAAACAATCACCAAACAGGCGGCAAACGGATATTCTTCTTACGGTAACCAAATCGGTTTGGCAACTACAATGGTTTCCGAAATCTACGATGAAGGTTACAAAGCAAAAAGGATGGAAGTAGGTTTCGTAGCCGGCGCTGTTCCTGTGGATTGGGTAAGACGCGAAAAGCCAATAGCTGGCGATTCTATTATCATTTTAGGTGGTGCAACAGGTCGTGACGGTGTTGGTGGAGCAAGCGGAAGTTCAAAAGAACAGGACGAAACTTCTATTCACACGATGAGTTCTGAAGTTCAGAAAGGAAATGCTGTTGAAGAACGTAAAATCCAGAGATTATTCAGAAATCCTGAAGTGACGAGATTGATTAAAAAATCTAATGATTTCGGTGCTGGTGGTGTTTCTGTTGCGATCGGCGAAATTGCTGATTCTTTGGAAGTTAATTTAGATGTTTTACCGTTAAAATATGAAGGTTTGAACGGAACCGAATTGGCTATTTCTGAATCTCAGGAAAGAATGGCGGTTGTGGTTGAACAAAAAGATAAAGAAAAGTTCATCAAATTCTGTGAAGCTGAAAATATTGTAGCTGTTGAGGTTGCAAAAGTCACAGATTCCGGAAGAATGCAGATGTTCTGGAAGGGAGATAAAATTGTTGACCTTTCAAGAGAATTTCTGGATACGAATGGTTGTTCAAAAAGCCAGGAAGTTAAGATCACGCATCTTAATGAGGTAAAAGAAGAAACTCAGACTTTCAACGAAGAGAATTTCTTAAAGATCTTAGCAGATAAAAATGTTGCTTCTCAAAAAGGGTTGTTAGAAATGTTTGATTCGTCTATCGGTGCGACTACAGTTGCGATGCCTTTAGGTGGAAAATATCAGCAGACTTTGATGGAAGGAAGCGCTCAGACGTTACCAATTTTAGGAGCTAAAAATATTGAAACTGTTTCTTTTGCAAGTTGGGGATTTGATGCTGAAATTTCAAAGCAAAACTCATTATTAGGAGCTTCTTACGCAGTTGTTGAAAGTGTAACGAAAATCGTTGCGATGGGTGGCGATTATAAAAATATCAGATTGAGTTTCCAGGAATATTTTGAGAAATTGGGTCAGAATCCTGAGAAATGGGGCAAGCCATTGGCTTCTCTTTTGGGAGCTTATGATGCACAAATTAACCTTGGTTTGGCTGCCATCGGAGGTAAGGATTCGATGAGTGGAACGTATCAGGATTTGAATGTTCCGCCAACGTTGATTTCATTCGCTTGTGCTAATGGAGAGAAGAAAAATGTGATCTCTCCGGAATTTAAACAGGCAGGAAATAAACTGTATTTCTTTAATCATAATGCTCAGGAAAACGGACTTCCAAACTATGAAAATCTGAAGGTTGTTTTTGAATTGATTTTCGAAAATATTAAAGCCGGAAAAATCGTTTCTGTGAAGACTGTGAAAGAAGGCGGCGTTGCGGTGGCTTTAGCAAAAATGAGTTTCGGTAACAAATTGGGAGCTGAAATAAATATTGATGATCAGAACATTTTATTAGCTAAAAATATAGGAAGTTTAATTATTGAGTCGACTGAAGAACTAAGTTCTGTTAATCTTCAATTAATTGGTGAAGTTGAAAATTTAAATATTTTAAAAATTAATAATTTGAATTTTGAAATCGAAAAATTACTTGAAGCGAATACAAAAACTTTCGAAAACCTTTTTTCAACGGTAGAAAAAGAAAAAATAACGGTTGAATTTGATTCAAAACTGAATTCAATCAATCCTAGAAATATTATCATTAAGAAACACGGAATTGCTCAGCCAAGAGTTTTTGCTCCGGTTTTCCCGGGAACTAACTGTGAATATGACACGCTGAATGCATTCCAAAAAGAAGGCGCAATCGTTAGCAGTTTACCTTTGATCAATATCAATCATCAGTTGCTTGAAGAGAGCGTTAATGCTTGGGTAAAAGAAATTAAACAGTCACAGATTTTAGCATTCTCCGGAGGTTTCTCTGCGGGTGACGAGCCGGATGGTTCTGCTAAGTTTATCGTGAATGTTTTGAAGAATGAAAAGATGAGAAATGCCGTTCACGAATTGCTCGACAGAGACGGAATGATCATCGGAATTTGTAACGGTTTTCAGGCTTTGGTGAAGTCAGGATTGTTGCCTTACGGACGAATTAAAGATTTGGATGAGAACTCTCCAACCTTGGCTCATAATGCAATTAGAAGGCATATTTCTCAAATGGTGAATGTGAAAGTTTTAAATGATGAAAGTCCTTGGTTGAAAGGAATGAAAGATCAGGTTTTCACCATTCCGATTTCTCACGGGGAAGGTCGTTTTATGGCTTCGGAAGAAGAAATTAAGAAGCTGTATGAAAACGGACAAATTGCCACTCAGTATTTAGATTTAGATGGAAATATCGCTCACGGAATGCCGTTCAATCCAAATAATTCATTGTTTGGAATTGAAGGAATTACCAGTCTTGATGGAAAAATTTATGGTAGAATGGGTCATCCGGAACGTTTTGCTGAAGGCTTGATGAAAAACATTCCGACTGCGAATTATCACAATATTTTCAAGAACGGAGTTGAATATTTTAAATAA
- a CDS encoding ribonuclease inhibitor — translation MNTLKDNNKKMAVINGGHFFDLSGFYEEVSQILMKDEDWKIVTLDGFDDILYGFVGEILWKDSQKSKENLGFESTKEFYENKIRQRKPFNIELIEQKLDHLISGNGQTLFEILVEIIKSHKNISLVLE, via the coding sequence TTGAATACTTTAAAAGATAATAACAAGAAAATGGCTGTCATCAATGGCGGCCATTTTTTTGATTTGTCAGGATTTTACGAGGAAGTTTCTCAGATTTTAATGAAAGATGAAGATTGGAAAATCGTAACTCTCGATGGATTTGATGATATTCTCTATGGGTTTGTGGGAGAAATTCTTTGGAAAGATTCTCAGAAATCAAAAGAAAATTTAGGTTTTGAATCAACGAAAGAATTTTACGAAAATAAAATCAGACAAAGGAAACCTTTTAACATAGAATTAATTGAGCAAAAATTAGATCACTTGATTTCAGGAAACGGACAAACTCTATTTGAAATTTTGGTTGAAATAATAAAGTCGCATAAAAATATCTCGTTGGTTCTGGAATAA
- a CDS encoding diacylglycerol kinase family protein, which produces MRKPPIHKSFLNALRGVFMMLKSERNFQLEFLAFLINLFLIFYLKLSNLDTVLVLIVSLGVLSAEIFNTAIEKICDIIQPEFDKRIGFIKDIAAGAVTLIAIASVIIGIFVYWKYIFI; this is translated from the coding sequence ATGAGAAAACCACCCATCCATAAAAGTTTCTTGAACGCTTTGCGCGGTGTTTTTATGATGTTGAAATCTGAAAGGAATTTTCAACTGGAGTTTTTAGCTTTTTTAATTAATCTTTTTTTGATTTTTTATTTAAAACTTTCAAATTTAGATACTGTTTTAGTGCTAATCGTTTCTCTTGGAGTTTTAAGTGCAGAAATTTTCAATACTGCGATCGAAAAAATCTGTGACATCATTCAACCTGAATTTGACAAGAGAATTGGTTTTATTAAGGATATTGCTGCAGGTGCAGTGACTTTGATAGCAATAGCGTCAGTTATTATAGGAATTTTTGTTTATTGGAAGTATATTTTTATTTAA
- the dnaN gene encoding DNA polymerase III subunit beta, which yields MKFIISSGELQKALQTVSGVISSSQSRPILENYLFQLNENNLSITASDGETTLVTTLDVKSDDSGKFAVPAKIFQDFIKTYGEQPLTLVVKDNAEGTGSQLEILDEKDNFAVALDNADDYPELPEFDAAQSVTMPAGVLSEALTNTLFATSNDSLRPVMTGVLFQFGENETNFVSTDSHRLVVYKRTDLINAEPMEFIMPKKPLNIFKNILASSNEDITIDFNDNMAKFTFGKHTWICRLIDGKYPNYTAVIPKENPNVLTINRNLLLGAIKRASIMSNKSTNQVRFKLSANILHLHAEDTEYANKADMQIPCDYNGEDINIGFSSKFLTEMLGILAADDITMKMSQPNRPGIIEPLDGLEENENILMLSMPVIGL from the coding sequence ATGAAATTTATTATTTCAAGTGGTGAACTGCAGAAAGCATTGCAAACTGTAAGTGGCGTAATTTCAAGTTCTCAGTCGAGACCGATTTTAGAAAACTATCTTTTTCAGTTAAACGAAAATAACCTTTCCATTACAGCATCTGATGGCGAAACTACTTTGGTGACTACCTTAGATGTTAAATCTGATGATTCAGGTAAATTTGCTGTTCCTGCCAAAATTTTTCAGGATTTTATCAAAACTTACGGCGAACAGCCGCTTACGCTTGTTGTAAAAGACAATGCAGAAGGTACAGGCAGTCAGCTTGAAATTTTGGACGAAAAAGACAATTTTGCGGTAGCATTAGACAATGCAGATGATTATCCTGAACTTCCGGAATTTGATGCAGCCCAAAGTGTAACAATGCCAGCTGGAGTTTTGTCTGAGGCTCTTACAAATACCCTTTTTGCAACCAGTAACGATTCTCTTCGTCCGGTAATGACAGGAGTTCTGTTCCAGTTTGGAGAAAACGAAACCAATTTTGTTTCTACAGATTCTCATCGATTGGTGGTTTATAAAAGAACAGATTTGATAAATGCCGAGCCAATGGAATTTATCATGCCTAAAAAACCTCTGAATATTTTCAAGAATATTTTAGCAAGCTCAAATGAGGATATTACCATTGATTTCAATGATAATATGGCTAAATTTACTTTTGGAAAACATACTTGGATTTGTAGATTAATCGATGGAAAATATCCAAACTATACAGCGGTAATTCCTAAAGAAAATCCTAATGTTTTGACGATCAACAGGAATCTGTTGTTAGGAGCAATTAAAAGAGCTTCTATTATGTCAAATAAATCAACAAATCAGGTGAGATTCAAATTGTCTGCAAATATTCTACATCTTCACGCAGAAGATACAGAATATGCCAACAAAGCAGATATGCAGATACCTTGCGATTACAACGGTGAAGACATCAACATCGGATTCAGTTCTAAATTTTTGACTGAAATGTTAGGTATCTTAGCCGCTGATGATATTACGATGAAAATGTCTCAACCCAACAGACCGGGAATCATTGAACCACTTGACGGTCTTGAAGAAAATGAAAATATCTTAATGTTATCAATGCCGGTTATCGGATTGTAA
- the pheT gene encoding phenylalanine--tRNA ligase subunit beta, whose protein sequence is MKISNNWLKDYIKTELKSERIGEFLTDIGLEVEGIEKFESIKGSLEGVVVGKVLTCEKHPNADKLKKTTVDVGSGKVLNIVCGAPNVEEGQTVPVAIVGTKIYDKTGNFFEIKEAKIRGEVSQGMICAEDELGLSDDHGGIMVLDETKYEVGKNFSDYFELSNDEVFEIGLTPNRTDAMSHYGVARDLYAFLSTNQQKGDFEKVSSVALNNESSHEFTLEVQDADLTPRYIGAVIENVNVSESPAWLKDRLKAIGLSPINNIVDITNYILHGFGQPLHAFDADKIADKKVKVGTVAEGTKFTTLDGIERTLNGSEIIIKDGKDNPMCIAGVFGGANSGVSNDTKTIFLESAYFNPVAVRKAAKAHGLNTDASFRFERGVDPNITRTAITHAIKMIQDLAEGKLVGDLLEEYPKKIEDNYVIIRFSKIEQILGTKIHREKVKEILKALEIQVLNEIQNGFEISVPSYRADVTREIDVIEEILRIYGYNKIEAPQKISFTPVKLNAKDQDELENNWARTLQGLGFNEVMNNSLTSVKDETDAVKLLNPLSNDLAFMRKSLLEGLLQNAIYNINRKNQDIKFFEFGKIYHKKESSEAYLDQREKKYEERKQLAILVTGRDVAENWMQPKSATSFYNLKAYVKVLLERLAIDYKEIPLSDNRFSDALAYESEGETLVRIGKVAPQMLKDFDIDQDCFYAEIELELAQTLRFNKELKFNDIPKFNKIRRDLALLIDKNITYQELYQTAKKNKSPFIKSINLFDVYEGKNLPEGKKSYAMSFELLNEEKTLEEKEISTVMDSLIKSFQKEFNAELRS, encoded by the coding sequence ATGAAAATATCAAATAACTGGCTGAAGGATTATATCAAAACAGAACTGAAATCTGAAAGAATAGGAGAGTTTCTTACAGATATTGGTCTTGAGGTGGAAGGCATAGAGAAATTTGAAAGCATCAAAGGAAGTCTGGAAGGTGTGGTTGTAGGAAAAGTTTTAACCTGCGAAAAGCATCCTAATGCCGATAAACTAAAGAAAACAACCGTAGACGTCGGAAGCGGAAAAGTATTAAATATTGTTTGTGGCGCTCCCAATGTGGAAGAAGGGCAAACTGTGCCTGTGGCAATTGTAGGAACTAAAATCTATGATAAAACCGGAAACTTTTTTGAAATAAAAGAAGCTAAAATAAGAGGTGAGGTTTCACAAGGGATGATTTGTGCTGAAGACGAATTAGGTTTAAGCGACGATCACGGAGGAATCATGGTTTTGGACGAAACCAAATATGAAGTTGGAAAAAACTTTTCAGATTATTTTGAATTATCAAACGATGAAGTTTTTGAAATCGGTTTAACACCAAACAGAACCGATGCGATGTCTCATTACGGTGTTGCGAGAGATCTGTATGCGTTTCTTTCTACAAATCAACAAAAAGGTGATTTTGAAAAAGTGTCTTCAGTTGCTTTAAATAATGAGAGTTCGCATGAATTTACTTTAGAAGTTCAAGACGCTGATTTGACGCCAAGATACATCGGAGCGGTGATTGAAAATGTAAATGTTTCAGAATCTCCTGCTTGGTTAAAAGACAGATTGAAAGCAATCGGATTAAGCCCAATCAACAATATTGTAGATATTACCAACTATATTCTTCACGGTTTTGGTCAGCCGCTTCACGCTTTTGATGCTGATAAAATTGCAGATAAAAAAGTGAAAGTAGGAACTGTTGCGGAAGGAACAAAATTTACAACTTTGGATGGTATTGAAAGAACTTTAAACGGTTCCGAAATCATCATCAAAGACGGAAAAGATAACCCAATGTGTATTGCCGGAGTTTTTGGTGGTGCTAATTCCGGAGTTTCTAATGATACAAAAACTATTTTCTTAGAAAGTGCATATTTTAATCCTGTTGCAGTAAGAAAAGCCGCAAAAGCACACGGTTTGAATACCGATGCTTCTTTCAGATTTGAAAGAGGTGTTGACCCTAATATTACAAGAACAGCGATTACTCATGCCATTAAAATGATTCAGGATTTGGCAGAAGGTAAATTGGTCGGAGATCTTTTGGAAGAATATCCGAAGAAAATTGAAGACAATTATGTGATCATCAGATTTTCTAAAATCGAACAGATTTTGGGAACAAAAATTCATAGAGAAAAAGTAAAAGAAATTTTAAAAGCACTGGAAATTCAGGTACTGAATGAAATTCAAAATGGTTTTGAAATCTCAGTTCCTTCTTACAGAGCTGATGTGACGAGAGAAATAGACGTTATTGAAGAGATTTTAAGAATCTACGGATACAACAAGATTGAAGCTCCGCAAAAAATCTCTTTCACACCTGTGAAGCTTAATGCAAAAGATCAGGATGAGCTGGAAAATAACTGGGCGAGAACGTTGCAAGGTTTAGGTTTTAACGAAGTAATGAACAATTCTCTGACTTCTGTAAAAGATGAAACTGATGCTGTGAAACTTTTAAATCCTTTAAGTAATGATTTGGCATTTATGAGAAAGTCTTTACTGGAAGGCCTTTTACAGAATGCAATCTACAACATCAACAGGAAAAATCAGGATATTAAATTCTTTGAATTCGGAAAAATTTATCATAAAAAAGAATCAAGCGAAGCGTATCTTGACCAAAGGGAAAAAAAGTACGAAGAAAGAAAACAGTTAGCGATTTTAGTTACCGGAAGAGACGTTGCCGAAAACTGGATGCAGCCAAAATCAGCTACAAGTTTCTATAATCTTAAAGCTTACGTAAAAGTTTTATTGGAAAGATTGGCGATTGATTATAAAGAAATTCCTTTGTCTGATAACAGATTTTCTGATGCTTTGGCATACGAATCTGAAGGTGAAACTTTGGTAAGAATAGGAAAAGTAGCTCCTCAGATGCTGAAAGATTTTGACATCGATCAAGACTGTTTCTATGCTGAAATTGAATTGGAACTTGCTCAGACATTACGTTTCAATAAAGAATTGAAATTTAATGATATTCCGAAATTCAACAAAATAAGAAGAGATCTGGCATTGTTGATTGATAAAAATATTACGTATCAGGAATTGTATCAGACCGCTAAAAAGAACAAATCTCCATTCATCAAAAGCATTAATTTATTTGATGTGTACGAAGGCAAAAATCTTCCGGAAGGTAAGAAATCTTATGCAATGAGCTTCGAGTTATTGAATGAGGAAAAAACGCTGGAAGAAAAGGAAATTTCTACGGTAATGGATTCTTTGATTAAATCGTTCCAAAAAGAATTCAATGCTGAACTGAGATCATAA